In Raphanus sativus cultivar WK10039 chromosome 5, ASM80110v3, whole genome shotgun sequence, the following proteins share a genomic window:
- the LOC108805185 gene encoding lanC-like protein GCL1 isoform X1: MISSAVEFSAEQARCGDDGDGGETNKNGDRDHFIIRTSSEPKAQTTSFLSTDTFLRAATLLKDQVVEATWKRGAPDPSLVLDPTVYTGLLGTAFTCLKSYEVTRNHQDLLTCADIIDTCADVARATTRHVTFLCGRGGVYALGAIVASYRGDQSKLDLFLGLFLELAEERELPAGPEEGGFGMSYDLLYGRAGFLWAALFLNKYLGEGTVPDHLLSPIVAAILSGGRVGAADHQACPLLYRFHGTRFWGAANGLAGILHVLLHFPLSEEDVKDVQGTLRYMMSNRFPNSGNYPCNEGNPRDKLVQWAHGATGMAITLAKASQVFPKERDFREAAIEAGEVVWKSGLVKKVGLADGVAGNAYACLSLYRLTGDVVYEERAKAFASYLCRDGRELVTATMGEAEHDYSLFRGLAGPACLWFDLASPADSKFPGYEI; the protein is encoded by the exons ATGATATCGTCGGCGGTAGAGTTTTCCGCGGAGCAAGCGAGATGCGGCGACGATGGTGACGGCGGAGAGACGAACAAGAACGGCGATCGTGATCATTTTATTATACGAACCTCCTCCGAACCAAAAGCTCAGACGACAAGTTTTCTCTCAACTGATACTTTCCTTAGAGCAGCAACGTTACTCAAGGACCAG GTTGTGGAGGCCACGTGGAAACGCGGTGCTCCGGATCCGAGTCTAGTGTTGGATCCGACCGTGTACACAGGGCTACTCGGCACCGCTTTCACTTGCTTGAAGTCGTACGAGGTCACGAGGAACCATCAAGATCTGCTAACTTGCGCAGATATAATCGACACGTGTGCCGACGTTGCACGCGCCACAACCAG GCACGTGACGTTTTTATGTGGAAGAGGAGGAGTGTATGCGCTTGGTGCAATCGTAGCCAGTTACAGAGGGGACCAATCAAAACTTGACCTCTTTCTCGGTCTTTTCCTGGAG CTAGCAGAAGAAAGAGAGTTACCAGCAGGACCAGAGGAAGGAGGATTTGGAATGTCATATGACCTTCTGTATGGAAGAGCGGGTTTCCTTTGGGCTGCTCTGTTTCTAAACAAATACCTCGGTGAAGGCACTGTTCCCGACCATCTCTTATCGCCTATTGTCGCAGCCATCTTATCAGGTGGACGAGTCGGAGCTGCAGATCATCAAGCTTGCCCTTTATTATACAG GTTCCACGGGACACGGTTTTGGGGTGCGGCGAATGGATTAGCTGGAATCTTGCACGTCTTGTTACACTTCCCATTATCAGAAGAGGATGTGAAGGATGTGCAAGGGACGTTGAGGTACATGATGAGTAATAGGTTCCCAAACAGCGGAAACTATCCTTGCAACGAAGGGAATCCGAGAGACAAGCTGGTCCAGTGGGCTCACGGTGCGACCGGCATGGCCATCACTTTGGCTAAAGCATCACAGGTGTTTCCAAAGGAGAGGGATTTTCGTGAAGCAGCCATTGAAGCTGGAGAAGTAGTGTGGAAGAGTGGGTTGGTGAAGAAGGTAGGTTTAGCTGATGGAGTTGCTGGCAACGCCTATGCTTGCTTGTCGCTCTACAGGTTAACGGGAGATGTTGTGTACGAAGAGAGAGCAAAAGCGTTCGCGAGTTACTTGTGTCGTGATGGGAGAGAGCTTGTGACTGCGACAATGGGAGAAGCAGAGCATGACTATTCTCTCTTCCGAGGACTAGCTGGACCAGCATGTCTCTGGTTCGATCTAGCGTCGCCGGCAGATTCTAAGTTTCCTGGTTATGagatttaa
- the LOC108805185 gene encoding lanC-like protein GCL1 isoform X2: MVMNRHVTFLCGRGGVYALGAIVASYRGDQSKLDLFLGLFLELAEERELPAGPEEGGFGMSYDLLYGRAGFLWAALFLNKYLGEGTVPDHLLSPIVAAILSGGRVGAADHQACPLLYRFHGTRFWGAANGLAGILHVLLHFPLSEEDVKDVQGTLRYMMSNRFPNSGNYPCNEGNPRDKLVQWAHGATGMAITLAKASQVFPKERDFREAAIEAGEVVWKSGLVKKVGLADGVAGNAYACLSLYRLTGDVVYEERAKAFASYLCRDGRELVTATMGEAEHDYSLFRGLAGPACLWFDLASPADSKFPGYEI, translated from the exons ATGGTCATGAATAGGCACGTGACGTTTTTATGTGGAAGAGGAGGAGTGTATGCGCTTGGTGCAATCGTAGCCAGTTACAGAGGGGACCAATCAAAACTTGACCTCTTTCTCGGTCTTTTCCTGGAG CTAGCAGAAGAAAGAGAGTTACCAGCAGGACCAGAGGAAGGAGGATTTGGAATGTCATATGACCTTCTGTATGGAAGAGCGGGTTTCCTTTGGGCTGCTCTGTTTCTAAACAAATACCTCGGTGAAGGCACTGTTCCCGACCATCTCTTATCGCCTATTGTCGCAGCCATCTTATCAGGTGGACGAGTCGGAGCTGCAGATCATCAAGCTTGCCCTTTATTATACAG GTTCCACGGGACACGGTTTTGGGGTGCGGCGAATGGATTAGCTGGAATCTTGCACGTCTTGTTACACTTCCCATTATCAGAAGAGGATGTGAAGGATGTGCAAGGGACGTTGAGGTACATGATGAGTAATAGGTTCCCAAACAGCGGAAACTATCCTTGCAACGAAGGGAATCCGAGAGACAAGCTGGTCCAGTGGGCTCACGGTGCGACCGGCATGGCCATCACTTTGGCTAAAGCATCACAGGTGTTTCCAAAGGAGAGGGATTTTCGTGAAGCAGCCATTGAAGCTGGAGAAGTAGTGTGGAAGAGTGGGTTGGTGAAGAAGGTAGGTTTAGCTGATGGAGTTGCTGGCAACGCCTATGCTTGCTTGTCGCTCTACAGGTTAACGGGAGATGTTGTGTACGAAGAGAGAGCAAAAGCGTTCGCGAGTTACTTGTGTCGTGATGGGAGAGAGCTTGTGACTGCGACAATGGGAGAAGCAGAGCATGACTATTCTCTCTTCCGAGGACTAGCTGGACCAGCATGTCTCTGGTTCGATCTAGCGTCGCCGGCAGATTCTAAGTTTCCTGGTTATGagatttaa
- the LOC108805186 gene encoding actin-related protein 2/3 complex subunit 5A, with translation MAGGGGFVEAEAIIARIETKSTKIESLLKQYKPVEALKTALEGSPPKTLDERCKSANWIVVHRALMAIKDIEGMLNALDVEYYDILMKYLYRGLSTGDRPTCDQCLKIHEKLTERAGLGCILRCLTDTLNTV, from the exons ATGGCGGGAGGAGGTGGATTTGTGGAGGCAGAGGCAATCATCGCTAGGATCGAAACAAAATCGACCAAGATTGAAAGCTTACTCAAGCAGTATAAACCAGTAGAAGCTCTGAAAACGGCTCTTGAAGGTTCTCCTCCTAAAACTCTCGATGAGCGTTGCAag TCGGCTAATTGGATAGTTGTGCACAGAGCTTTGATGGCGATAAAGGATATTGAGGGGATGCTTAATGCCCTTGATGTTGAGTATTACGACATTCTCATGAA GTACTTATACAGAGGGCTTTCCACTGGGGACAGACCTACATGCGATCAGTGTCTGAAGATTCACGAGAAACTCACTGAGCGAGCTGGTCTCGGTTGCATTCTCCGTTGCCTTACTGATACTCTCAACACCGTTTGA
- the LOC108862505 gene encoding polyadenylate-binding protein 2 encodes MEEEEHEVYGGEIPDVGEMDGDVEAHNPDMDMAAAADDDAAKELDEMKKRLKEMEDEAAALREMQAKVEKEMGAQDPATIAANQAGKEEVDARSVFVGNVDYACTPEEVQQHFQSCGTVHRVTILTDKFGQPKGFAYVEFVEVEAIQEALQLNESELHGRQLKVLPKRTNVPGLKQFRGRRFNPYMGYRFRRPFMSPYMYSPYGYGKAPPRFRRPMRYMPYQ; translated from the exons ATGGAGGAAGAGGAGCACGAGGTTTACGGGGGAGAGATTCCCGACGTCGGAGAGATGGATGGTGACGTGGAGGCTCATAATCCTGATATGGACATGGCTGCTGCTGCCGATGATGATGCTGCTAAG GAGTTGGATGAGATGAAGAAACGGTTGAAGGAGATGGAGGATGAAGCTGCTGCTCTTCGTGAGATGCAGGCCAAAGTTGAGAAGGAGATGGGAGCTCAag ATCCTGCTACTATAGCAGCAAATCAAGCAGGCAAGGAGGAAGTGGATGCTCGGTCTGTTTTTGTTGGCAAT GTTGATTACGCTTGTACACCTGAAGAAGTGCAGCAACATTTCCAATCATGCGGGACTGTGCATCGGGTGACAATTCTGACAGACAAGTTCGGGCAGCCAAAGGGATTTGCTTATGTCGAGTTTGTGGAAGTTGAAGCCATACAAGAGGCTCTACAACTGAATGAATCAGAGTTACATGGTCGTCAACTAAAG GTGCTGCCTAAGAGAACAAACGTTCCTGGATTGAAACAGTTCCGTGGTAGACGATTCAACCCGTACATGGGGTACCGGTTCCGCAGACCTTTCATGTCTCCGTATATGTATTCTCCTTATGGATATGG GAAAGCGCCGCCTAGGTTCAGAAGGCCAATGCGTTACATGCCATACCAATAA
- the LOC108862504 gene encoding uncharacterized protein LOC108862504: MSLSLPCRYAFFFSGSTPVRISSSSLCFSVVSLRTSNRNTKPSLRHVIASPRSNFEIVRARASSPLGSSSYDEDADSDGGGFDFSGFVSLAEAVCILSSAAVSVVLAANYAAAGEIGKKVLSLGFVGLLCSVASGSWLRRRQWMRICKGARGEGDGGRDLIRRLEKLEEDLKTSTNVVRVLSRHLEKLGIRFRVTRKALKEPVSETAALAQKNSEATRVIAAQQEILEKELGEIQKVLLAMQDQQRKQLELILTIAKNAKLFESTSNKQTPNPNEEKDKIVVEEPATSKKILYQ, from the exons ATGTCCTTGTCCCTTCCTTGTCGATACGCTTTCTTCTTCTCCGGCTCGACTCCCGTCcgcatcagcagcagcagcctctGCTTCTCCGTCGTATCTCTACGGACTTCTAACCGGAATACTAAACCCTCCCTCCGCCACGTCATCGCCTCTCCTCGGTCGAATTTCGAGATCGTGAGAGCTCGCGCGTCTTCTCCACTCGGATCATCATCGtacgacgaagacgccgactcCGATGGTGGTGGTTTCGATTTCAGCGGCTTCGTATCTCTCGCGGAGGCGGTTTGTATTCTCTCTTCCGCCGCGGTCTCGGTGGTTCTCGCGGCGAACTACGCGGCGGCTGGTGAGATTGGGAAGAAGGTCTTGTCTTTGGGGTTCGTCGGGTTGCTGTGTTCTGTCGCGTCTGGCTCGTGGCTTAGACGACGGCAATGGATGAGGATTTGCAAAGGAGCGAGAGGAGAAGGAGACGGTGGGAGGGATCTGATTCGACGGTTGGAGAAGCTTGAAGAGGATTTGAAAACCTCGACCAACGTTGTGAGAGTTCTCTCGAGGCATCTGGAGAAACTGGGTATTCGGTTTCGGGTCACCCGGAAAGCTCTCAAGGAACCCGTTTCTGAG ACTGCAGCTTTGGCTCAGAAGAATTCAGAGGCAACAAGAGTGATAGCTGCACAACAAGAGATTCTAGAGAAGGAGCTTGGCGAAATTCAGAAGGTTCTGCTCGCTATGCAg gatCAACAGCGAAAGCAACTTGAGCTTATTCTTACTATTGCAAAGAACGCGAAGCTGTTTGAAAGCACTAGTAACAAGCAAACACCTAATCCTAATGAAGAGAAAGATAAGATTGTAGTAGAAGAACCCGCAACATCCAAAAAGATACTCTATCAATAA
- the LOC108862502 gene encoding probable LRR receptor-like serine/threonine-protein kinase At5g65240, translating into MALPFLLTTALTLACLLWSPVSPDDQGEALFALRSSLRASPQQLSDWNLNQVDPCTWSQVICDEQKHVTSLTLSYMNFSSGTLSSGIGILKTLKTLTLKGNGITGEIPESIGNLSSLTSLDLEDNQLSGPIPSTLGNLKNIQFLTLSRNNLNGTVPDSLTGLSKLINILLDSNNLSGEIPQSLFDIPKYNFTANNLTCGGIYPHPCVTESNPSGDSSSSKTGIIAGVVSGSTVILLAIFLFFFCKDKHKGYRREVFVDVAGEVDRRIAFGQLRRFSWRELQLATDEFSEQNVLGQGGFGKVYKGLLLDGTKVAVKRLTDFERPGGDEAFQREVEMISVAVHRNLLRLIGFCTTQTERLLVYPFMQNLSVAYRLREIKRGEPVLDWFRRIQIALGAARGLEYLHEHCNPKIIHRDVKAANVLLDEDFEAVVGDFGLAKLVDVRRTNVTTQVRGTMGHIAPECISTGKSSEKTDVFGYGIMLLELVTGQRAIDFSRLEEEDDVLLLDHVKKLEREKRLGDIVDKKLEEDYVEEEVEMMIQVALLCTQAAPEERPAMSEVVRMLEGEGLAERWEEWQNLEVTRQEEFQRLQRRFDWGEDSINNQDAIELSGGR; encoded by the exons ATGGCTCTGCCTTTTCTGCTCACTACTGCTTTGACGCTCGCCTGTTTATTATGGTCACCTGTGTCACCTGATGATCAAG GGGAGGCTCTATTTGCGCTGAGGAGCTCCTTGCGTGCATCTCCTCAGCAGCTAAGTGATTGGAACCTGAACCAAGTCGATCCTTGTACTTGGTCTCAAGTTATTTGTGATGAACAAAAGCATGTTACTTCTCT GACCTTGTCGTACATGAACTTCTCGTCCGGAACTTTATCTTCGGGAATAGGAATTTTGAAAACTCTCAAAACTCT TACACTGAAGGGAAATGGAATTACTGGTGAAATACCAGAATCTATTGGGAATCTTTCTAGCTTGACAAGCTTGGATTTAGAGGATAATCAACTCTCTGGTCCCATTCCATCCACCCTCGGTAATCTCAAAAACATCCAGTTCCT GACCCTGAGTAGGAATAATCTAAATGGAACTGTCCCTGATTCACTCACAGGCCTTTCAAAACTGATAAATAT TTTGCTCGACTCAAATAACCTCAGCGGTGAGATTCCTCAGAGTTTATTCGACATTCCAAAATACAA tttCACAGCAAACAACTTGACCTGTGGTGGCATTTACCCTCACCCTTGTGTAACCGAGTCCAACCCTTCAG GTGATTCAAGCAGTTCAAAAACCGGAATCATAGCTGGAGTTGTTAGCGGGAGCACAGTGattctccttgccatcttcttgtttttcttctgCAAGGATAAGCATAAAGGATATAGACGTGAGGTGTTTGTAGATGTTGCAG GTGAAGTGGACAGAAGGATTGCGTTTGGACAGCTGAGAAGATTTTCATGGAGAGAGCTTCAGTTAGCTACAGATGAGTTCAGTGAACAGAACGTTCTTGGACAAGGAGGCTTTGGGAAAGTATACAAAGGATTGCTTTTGGACGGCACCAAAGTCGCAGTAAAAAGATTGACTGACTTCGAACGTCCAGGAGGAGACGAAGCTTTCCAGAGAGAAGTTGAAATGATTAGTGTAGCTGTTCATAGGAACCTGCTTCGCCTTATAGGCTTTTGCACAACACAGACAGAACGCCTTTTGGTGTATCCCTTCATGCAGAATCTAAGTGTTGCATATCGGTTaagag AGATTAAACGAGGGGAACCAGTTCTGGATTGGTTCAGGAGGATACAGATTGCTCTAGGTGCAGCACGAGGACTTGAGTATCTTCATGAGCATTGCAACCCTAAGATCATACATAGAGACGTGAAGGCTGCTAATGTGTTGCTAGATGAAGATTTTGAAGCGGTGGTTGGTGATTTTGGTTTAGCCAAGTTGGTGGATGTTAGAAGGACTAATGTGACCACTCAGGTCCGTGGAACAATGGGTCACATTGCACCTGAATGTATATCCACAGGGAAATCATCAGAGAAGACCGATGTTTTCGGGTATGGGATCATGCTTCTGGAGCTTGTAACAGGACAAAGAGCCATTGATTTCTCACGgttggaggaagaagatgatgtctTGTTGCTAGACCAT GTGAAGAAGTTGGAAAGAGAAAAGAGATTGGGAGATATTGTAGATAAGAAGCTTGAAGAGGATTACGTAGAGGAAGAAGTAGAGATGATGATACAAGTGGCTTTGTTGTGCACACAAGCAGCACCAGAAGAACGACCAGCTATGTCTGAAGTTGTGAGGATGCTTGAAGGAGAAGGGCTTGCAGAGAGATGGGAAGAATGGCAGAATCTTGAAGTCACAAGACAAGAAGAGTTTCAGAGGTTGCAGAGGAGATTTGATTGGGGTGAAGATTCAATTAATAATCAAGACGCCATTGAATTATCTGGTGGAAGatag
- the LOC108860886 gene encoding transcription factor MYB53: protein MRRSPLSADETGSLKKGPWLPEEDDKLISYIHKHGHSSWSALPKLAGLNRCGKSCRLRWTNYLRPDIKRGKFSQEEEETILNLHAVLGNKWSMIASHLPGRTDNEIKNFWNTHLKKKLIQMGFDPMTHRPRTDDIFSSLSQLMSLSNLRGLVDLQQQVPFEDQQALLNLQAEMTKLQLLNYLLQPPPLAMSSSNNINPSELNILNLLTKENYNTNNLDLSFLNLPSLKTLEENHLSQNNSPIWSHEPPSLNQTMLPSHDPSPLGDDLALNQASSSHEQEAAATGSVDWPDHLFDDSMFPYQS, encoded by the exons ATGAGAAGATCTCCTCTCTCGGCTGATGAAACCGGTTCTCTGAAGAAAGGTCCATGGTTGCCTGAGGAAGATGATAAACTCATCAGTTATATCCACAAACATGGCCATAGCAGCTGGAGTGCCCTTCCCAAGCTCGCTG GTCTTAACAGGTGTGGGAAGAGCTGCAGGCTACGATGGACAAACTATCTAAGACCCGACATTAAACGAGGAAAATTCTcacaagaggaagaagagaccATCTTGAACCTTCATGCGGTTCTTGGAAACAA GTGGTCAATGATTGCAAGCCACTTACCAGGAAGAACAGATAACGAGATCAAGAATTTCTGGAACACTCatttgaagaagaagctgattcAGATGGGTTTTGATCCCATGACTCATCGTCCAAGAACTGATGATATCTTCTCTAGCTTATCTCAGCTCATGTCTCTCTCTAACCTTAGAGGACTTGTTGATCTGCAGCAACAGGTTCCATTTGAAGATCAACAAGCTTTACTGAatctccaagctgagatgactAAGCTCCAGTTGCTAAACTACTTACTTCAACCTCCTCCTCTTGCCATGAGCAGTAGTAACAACATTAACCCTAGTGAGTTAAACATTCTCAATCTCCTCACCAAAGAAAACTACAATACCAATAATCTTGACCTCAGTTTCCTCAACCTCCCATCTCTCAAAACCCTAGAGGAAAATCATTTGAGTCAAAACAATTCTCCAATATGGTCCCATGAACCACCTAGCTTGAACCAAACTATGTTGCCTTCTCATGATCCTTCCCCTTTGGGTGATGATTTGGCTCTGAACCAGGCTTCCTCAAGCCATGAGCAAGAAGCAGCAGCTACAGGCTCTGTAGATTGGCCTGATCATCTCTTTGATGACTCCATGTTTCCTTATCAATCTTGA
- the LOC108862730 gene encoding 50S ribosomal protein L29, chloroplastic, whose amino-acid sequence MLSLSIASPGTAVTFLRGNTSTSSSFHGVRISHKASARVPAAAISSYGKPSVVMMSKREAELKDIRAKTTEELNEEVIDLKGELFMLRLQKSARNEFKSSEFRRMKKQVARILTVRREREIEEGIGKRLSRKLDRQWKKSIVVRPPPSLKKLQEEEAAEEAAEAAKSA is encoded by the exons ATGCTTAGTCTCTCAATTGCCTCGCCGGGGACGGCGGTGACTTTCCTCCGAGGAAACACTTCGACCTCTTCTTCGTTCCACGGCGTCAGAATCTCGCACAAAGCTTCGGCTCGCGTGCCCGCGGCGGCGATTTCTTCGTACGGGAAACCTTCGGTGGTGATGATGTCGAAAAGAGAGGCGGAGCTGAAAGATATCAGGGCGAAGACGACGGAGGAGCTGAACGAGGAGGTGATTGACCTTAAAGGAGAGCTCTTTATGCTCCGTCTCCAGAAATCGGCGAGGAACGAGTTCAAATCGAGCGAGTTTCGCCGTATGAAGAAACAA GTAGCTCGGATATTGACGGTgagaagagagagggagataGAAGAAGGGATAGGGAAGAGGTTGTCGAGGAAACTTGACAGGCAATGGAAGAAAAGCATTGTTGTCAGACCACCTCCTTCTCTCAAGAAGCTTCAAGAGGAAGAAGCTGCTGAAGAGGCTGCTGAAGCTGCCAAATCTGCTTGA
- the LOC108862729 gene encoding transcription factor TGA1, with translation MNSASTHFVPTSRVGIYEPLHQFGMWGETFKNNIGNGGSMNTPNHILIPNNQKLDNTNLSEDTSHGTPHMFDQEASTSRHPDKIQRRLAQNREAARKSRLRKKAYVQQLETSRLKLIQLEQELDRARQQGFYVGNGIDTSSLGFSETMNPGIAAFEMEYGHWIEEQNKQICELRTVLHGHVTDVELRSQVENAMKHYFELFRMKSAAAKADVFFVMSGMWRTSAERFFLWIGGFRPSDLLKVLLPHFDVMTDQQVLDVCNLRQSCQQAEDALSQGMEKLQHTLAECVARGGLGEGNYIPQVNSAMERLEALVSFVNQADHLRHETLQQMHRILTTRQAARGLLALGEYFQRLRALSSSWATRHREPT, from the exons ATgaattcagcatcaacacattTCGTGCCAACGAGTAGAGTTGGTATATACGAGCCTCTCCATCAATTTGGTATGTGGGGGGAAACTTTCAAGAACAATATCGGCAATGGAGGAAGTATGAACACTCCAAACCACATTCTAATACCGAATAATCAAAAACTAGACAACACCAACTTG tcAGAGGATACTTCCCATGGAACTCCTCACATGTTTGATCAAGAAGCTTCTACGTCCAGACATCCTGATAAA ATACAGAGACGGCTTGCGCAGAACCGCGAGGCTGCTAGGAAAAGTCGCTTGCGCAAGAAG GCTTATGTTCAGCAGCTGGAAACAAGCAGGTTGAAGCTAATACAACTAGAGCAAGAACTCGATCGTGCTAGACAACAG GGATTCTACGTTGGAAATGGCATAGATACTAGCTCTCTTGGTTTCTCGGAAACCATGAATCCAG GGATTGCTGCGTTTGAGATGGAATATGGACACTGGATTGAAGAACAGAACAAACAGATATGCGAACTTAGAACGGTTTTACACGGACATGTTACCGACGTCGAGCTACGTTCGCAAGTTGAAAACGCCATGAAACATTACTTTGAGCTATTCCGGATGAAGTCAGCCGCTGCAAAAGCGGATGTGTTCTTCGTCATGTCGGGGATGTGGAGAACTTCCGCGGAACGGTTCTTCCTTTGGATCGGCGGGTTTCGACCCTCTGATCTTCTCAAG gTTCTTTTGCCACATTTTGATGTGATGACGGATCAACAAGTTCTAGATGTATGCAACTTAAGACAATCGTGTCAGCAAGCCGAAGATGCGTTGTCTCAAGGCATGGAGAAGCTGCAACACACGCTTGCGGAGTGCGTTGCACGTGGTGGACTCGGTGAAGGGAACTATATTCCTCAGGTGAATTCTGCTATGGAGAGATTAGAAGCTTTGGTCAGTTTTGTTAATCAG GCTGACCATTTGAGACATGAGACATTGCAACAAATGCATCGGATCTTGACCACACGACAAGCGGCACGAGGATTATTGGCACTTGGTGAGTATTTTCAAAGGCTTAGAGCCTTGAGCTCGAGCTGGGCAACTAGACACCGTGAACCAACATAG